The Engraulis encrasicolus isolate BLACKSEA-1 chromosome 22, IST_EnEncr_1.0, whole genome shotgun sequence genome includes a region encoding these proteins:
- the LOC134438687 gene encoding protein unc-93 homolog A-like — protein MFWWCRLDSFVSLQHTGDYRACSLNAEQGLGVASLSVIYGSLLLSAILLPPLLIKTLGCKWTIVASMACYLTYSFGNLYSGWESLIPTSAVLGLAGGPLWSAKCTYLTLSAQRQAQEEEGQAQDLLSQYFGIFFAMFQSSAIWGNLLSSLIFSQDTHVADISEEALQYCGVGLCADELIQSGNATRPEQKLVYTLMGCYIGMGLVAMASVAIFLDNIDGDVAKEFRGSGQSLCSTAMATVRLLSDRKLQLLVPMTIYSGLEQSFLWAEFTKNYVTCALGIHVIGFSMICFGACNSVSSFLCGKIAPLTGRMVMFGLAALTNFCCIMGLLFWRPHPDHFAVFFLVAGLWGMADGILQTQINATYGVLFPDHKEAAFANIRLWESAGFLLAFGYSSHLCLSTKTYLLLSALGLSLLTYPLLELLVRRGRIGCCRPPQQQGEQSAVHGTGDAVHMNSSL, from the exons ATGTTCTGGTGGTGTCGTTTGGATTCGTTTGTCTCTTTACAGCATACGGGGGACTACAGAGCCTgcag TCTGAATGCTGAGCAGGGGCTGGGCGTGGCGTCTCTAAGTGTGATCTACGGATCCCTCCTCTTGTCGGCCATCTTGCTTCCTCCGCTGCTCATCAAGACACTGGGCTGCAAGTGGACCATCGTGGCCTCCATGGCCTGCTACCTCACCTACTCCTTTGGAAACCTCTACTCAGGCTG GGAGAGCCTGATTCCCACCTCTGCAGTGCTGGGCCTCGCTGGCGGCCCCTTGTGGTCAGCTAAGTGCACCTACCTCACCCTGAGCGCCCAGCGGCAGGCCCAGGAGGAAGAGGGA CAGGCTCAGGATCTCCTCAGTCAGTACTTTGGAATCTTCTTTGCCATGTTCCAGTCCTCCGCCATATGGGGGAACCTGCTCTCTTCACTCATCTTCAGCCAGGACACACACGTAG CTGACATCTCAGAGGAGGCGTTGCAGTATTGTGGGGTCGGTCTGTGTGCTGATGAGTTAATCCAATCAGGGAACGCCACTCGGCCAGAGCAGAAACTGGTCTACACACTCATGGGCTGCTACATCG GTATGGGTCTGGTTGCTATGGCGTCAGTGGCCATTTTCCTGGATAATATTGATGGGGACGTGGCTAAGGAGTTCCGTGGGAGTGGCCAGTCGCTGTGTAGCACTGCCATGGCAACCGTGCGACTGCTGAGCGACCGCAAGCTGCAGCTGCTCGTTCCCATGACGATCTACAGCGGCTTGGAGCAGAGCTTTCTCTGGGCTGAGTTTACcaaa AACTACGTCACCTGTGCTCTGGGTATCCACGTCATTGGGTTCAGTATGATCTGCTTTGGAGCATGCAACTCTGTCTCCTCATTCCTCTGCGGGAAGATAGCACCACTCACAGGCAGAATGGTCATGTTTGGCCTGG CTGCTCTGACCAACTTCTGTTGCATCATGGGACTGCTGTTCTGGCGTCCGCACCCCGACCACTTTGCCGTGTTCTTCCTGGTAGCAGGGCTCTGGGGGATGGCGGACGGCATTTTGCAGACACAGATCAATG CTACGTATGGAGTTCTCTTCCCCGACCACAAGGAGGCAGCATTCGCCAACATCCGGCTATGGGAGTCAGCGGGCTTCCTGCTGGCCTTTGGCTACAGCTCGCACCTGTGCCTCTCCACCAAGACCTACCTGCTGCTGTCCGCCCTGGGCCTCTCCCTGCTCACCTACCCTCTGCTGGAGCTCCTGGTCAGGAGAGGAAGAATCGGCTGTTGCAGACCTCCACAGCAGCAGGGGGAGCAGTCCGCAGTACATGGCACAGGAGATGCAGTTCACATGAACAGCAGTCTGTga
- the LOC134438831 gene encoding uncharacterized protein LOC134438831, which yields MDQHLPRMVTPDGPELEDMPQQCKSGPQVTSCLGDTLKDTQGKDSCGPSPIQELGRESSESDPDVPRVPPVETPSKETNENSDDQSLCGSGSEQPSLTSVASMLCSSDMPDSCGSAVMGITDAAFKDMEASTVHSSDLPLQHQGSSVGMDSTVPPLQQTSVAANLGSPGHSEAGPCPKVLQALEQHGDSLHEQLHRHLEFLGMASSLQAQQTTLHYEEPPSTEQQGWLQRLRDWLRRSRKWLRSLRNCCWRRRRNRDEQEPCPVTQEKVCGSEGSMGDGVWHTRACNRWRLQQFHQVLQDMDSQVQERRAWVRREMDAITREAPVN from the exons ATGGATCAACATCTCCCAAGAATG GTCACCCCTGATGGGCCGGAGCTGGAAGACATGCCACAGCAGTGCAAGTCAGGACCCCAGGTCACCTCATGCCTGGGTGACACACTGAAGGACACCCAAGGCAAGGACAGCTGTGGGCCTTCTCCTATCCAGGAGCTGGGCAGGGAGTCCAGTGAGAGTGATCCAGATGTGCCCAGGGTCCCACCAGTTGAGACTCCAAGCAAGGAGACGAATGAGAACAGTGATGATCAGTCACTCTGCGGCAGTGGCAGTGAACAGCCCTCTCTGACCTCAGTGGCCTCCATGCTGTGCTCCAGTGACATGCCGGACAGCTGTGGGTCTGCAGTCATGGGCATCACTGACGCTGCATTCAAGGACATGGAGGCTTCCACTGTCCACAGCTCTGACCTTCCACTCCAGCATCAGGGCTCCAGTGTGGGGATGGACTCCACAGTCCCACCCCTCCAGCAGACCTCCGTGGCAGCTAATTTGGGCTCTCCTGGCCACTCTGAGGCAGGCCCATGCCCAAAAGTCCTACAAGCCCTGGAGCAGCATGGGGACAGCCTGCATGAGCAGCTCCACCGACACTTGGAGTTCCTGGGCATGGCGTCCAGTCTCCAAGCACAGCAGACCACCTTGCATTATGAGGAGCCACCCTCCACAGAGCAGCAGGGCTGGCTGCAGCGTCTACGTGACTGGCTAAGGCGCTCCAGGAAATGGTTGAGGAGCCTGAGGAAttgctgctggaggaggaggaggaacagggacgAGCAGGAGCCTTGCCCCGTCACCCAGGAGAAGGTCTGTGGCTCAGAGGGCAGCATGGGAGATGGCGTGTGGCACACACGAGCCTGTAACCGCTGGAGGCTGCAGCAGTTCCATCAGGTGCTGCAGGACATGGACTCCCAGGTCCAGGAGAGAAGGGCCTGGGTGCGGCGGGAGATGGATGCCATCACCAGAGAGGCACCAG tcaACTGA